From a region of the Phycisphaerales bacterium AB-hyl4 genome:
- a CDS encoding BatA domain-containing protein — MQATLAQVGALFTVPALAAAGAAAVSIPIIIHLLYRMRRRPEPWGAMRFLMLAYRRHRQRLRFEQWLLLATRCLLVLLLGLALAGPVLTGCQGWLGGFDARGRHVHIVMDDAMSVQAEDAVGAVRLDQLRATALAMVDELGASDRVTVWRGGRPAERLVEAETDRSALRSAIEGFEPRYGRPDVPAALAMVSETLSREGVARGSADVVVLSDFSRSGRYLEEATPSALRGLGERADVWAVRPSEGLANVQIASLRPRRSMVLAGEQAGDASVPVTVALRRFGPVLEAGSVDVTLTLMDDDGRALERVTRSQRFAEGQSTATLNMSLPIGDDASPGSSTDAARVLVVHGQVDGGGMTNRLRADDERLAVVEVRRQLRVALVDERDGARDEVGLRPVQWLLLGLSPLEANDGGPVGLSLHPPGAVSSGMLGEHDAVFVLRPDALNDEAWRDLSGFVADGGLAWVLTPAVETTAVWPTAMQRAFELDWRLAMEPDELDAAAAGWTLAERDRAPEALSLLSADWDALLRPVRVYRRLPLVAPEADRWLTVDGDVEGPALLTAHEHGQGTLMLLAAALDSEWTNLPAKPMFVPLLHESLRGVLGEARGRIVPNVVSGDRPTLGPAWRGVEQLTRARAFGPTALPAVDGAEPTRLALQADDEAGLLLRRSADRPGVYAAPADAAALKLAVNVDASAGDTQAVSEEQLARWLSGLGAWQFIDMDDPGAALRREARSLNLGWPLLWVVLALLLLETLLARRFSHAYAGPRGTLAGGLSRVMRVVRPVDGGGNGAVKGERKQKRERDTVGVK, encoded by the coding sequence ATGCAAGCGACACTCGCCCAGGTTGGAGCTTTGTTTACCGTGCCGGCGCTGGCGGCGGCGGGGGCGGCGGCGGTGTCGATCCCGATCATTATTCATTTGCTGTATCGCATGCGCCGGCGGCCGGAGCCCTGGGGGGCGATGCGGTTTCTCATGTTGGCATATCGGCGACATCGACAGCGATTGCGGTTCGAGCAGTGGCTGCTGCTGGCGACGCGGTGTCTGCTGGTGTTGCTGTTGGGGCTGGCGTTGGCGGGACCGGTGTTGACCGGGTGTCAGGGTTGGCTGGGTGGGTTTGATGCGCGGGGGCGACATGTGCATATCGTGATGGATGATGCGATGTCGGTTCAGGCGGAAGATGCGGTGGGTGCGGTGCGGCTGGATCAGTTGCGGGCGACGGCGCTGGCGATGGTGGACGAGCTTGGCGCGAGCGATCGGGTGACAGTGTGGCGCGGTGGTCGGCCGGCAGAGCGGCTGGTTGAGGCGGAGACGGATCGGTCGGCGTTGCGTTCGGCGATCGAGGGGTTTGAGCCGAGGTACGGTCGGCCGGACGTGCCGGCGGCGCTGGCGATGGTGAGCGAAACGCTTTCGCGCGAGGGGGTGGCGCGGGGGTCGGCGGACGTGGTGGTGTTGAGCGACTTTTCACGTTCGGGGCGTTACCTGGAAGAGGCGACGCCGTCGGCGTTGCGCGGGCTGGGTGAGCGGGCGGATGTGTGGGCGGTTCGGCCTAGCGAGGGGCTGGCGAATGTGCAGATCGCGTCGCTTCGGCCGCGGCGGTCGATGGTGCTCGCGGGCGAGCAGGCGGGCGATGCGTCGGTGCCGGTGACGGTGGCGCTGCGGCGGTTCGGGCCGGTGCTCGAGGCGGGCAGCGTGGATGTGACGTTGACGCTGATGGATGATGACGGGCGGGCGCTGGAGCGGGTGACGCGAAGCCAGCGGTTCGCCGAGGGGCAGAGCACGGCGACGTTGAATATGTCGCTGCCGATTGGCGACGATGCTTCGCCGGGCTCGTCGACGGACGCGGCGCGTGTGCTGGTGGTGCATGGTCAGGTGGATGGCGGGGGCATGACGAATCGGCTGCGCGCGGATGATGAGCGGCTGGCGGTGGTGGAAGTGCGTCGGCAGTTGCGTGTGGCGTTGGTGGATGAGCGGGATGGGGCGCGGGATGAGGTTGGGCTTCGGCCGGTGCAGTGGTTGCTGCTGGGGCTTTCGCCGTTGGAGGCGAACGATGGCGGGCCGGTGGGGTTGTCGTTGCATCCGCCGGGCGCGGTGTCGTCGGGGATGTTGGGCGAGCATGATGCGGTGTTTGTGCTTCGGCCGGACGCGTTGAACGACGAGGCGTGGCGGGACTTGTCGGGGTTTGTGGCGGACGGTGGGTTGGCGTGGGTGTTGACGCCGGCGGTGGAGACGACGGCGGTCTGGCCGACGGCGATGCAGCGGGCGTTTGAGTTGGATTGGCGGCTGGCGATGGAGCCGGACGAACTGGATGCGGCCGCGGCGGGCTGGACGCTGGCGGAGCGCGATCGCGCGCCGGAGGCATTGTCGCTGCTGTCGGCGGACTGGGATGCGCTGCTGCGGCCGGTGCGGGTGTATCGTCGCTTGCCGTTGGTTGCGCCGGAGGCGGACCGGTGGTTAACGGTGGACGGTGATGTGGAGGGGCCTGCGTTGTTGACGGCGCATGAGCATGGACAAGGGACGTTGATGTTGCTCGCGGCGGCGTTGGATAGTGAATGGACGAATTTGCCTGCGAAGCCGATGTTCGTGCCGTTGCTGCATGAGAGTTTGCGTGGTGTGCTGGGTGAGGCGCGGGGGCGGATCGTGCCGAACGTGGTGTCGGGCGATCGGCCGACGCTGGGCCCGGCGTGGCGCGGGGTGGAGCAGTTGACGCGAGCGCGGGCGTTCGGGCCGACGGCGTTGCCGGCGGTTGACGGTGCGGAGCCGACGCGGTTGGCGTTGCAGGCGGATGATGAGGCGGGGTTGTTGCTGCGTCGGTCGGCGGATCGGCCGGGCGTGTATGCGGCGCCGGCGGATGCGGCGGCGTTGAAGCTGGCGGTGAATGTGGATGCGTCGGCGGGCGATACGCAGGCGGTCAGTGAAGAGCAGTTGGCGCGCTGGTTGAGCGGGTTGGGCGCGTGGCAGTTTATTGATATGGATGATCCGGGCGCGGCGCTGCGGCGGGAGGCGCGGTCGTTGAACCTGGGCTGGCCGTTGTTGTGGGTGGTGTTGGCATTGTTACTGCTTGAGACGTTGTTGGCGCGGCGGTTCAGTCATGCGTATGCGGGGCCGAGGGGGACGTTGGCGGGCGGGTTGTCGCGGGTGATGCGGGTGGTGCGCCCGGTGGACGGTGGCGGGAATGGGGCGGTGAAGGGGGAGCGGAAACAGAAGCGGGAGCGGGACACAGTGGGGGTGAAGTGA
- a CDS encoding sensor histidine kinase: protein MSTTTAPPHPDELAQVDRLLAHFDHLEAQLQEVRAGLTESHRLATLGTIATIIAHEYNNILTPMISYAQLALANPDDAALNRKALEKALSGAERAAHISSSLLGFARDEPNQTQANLPTVVDESLACLGRDPKRDGINLTLDIPDVTVAINPLDLQQVLLNLVLNARKAMTRGGALRITGQVNNDHVALDIADTGPGIPDAIRERLFEPFVTHELTDTPAPGSQKGTGLGLCICRDLLTRAGGKINVTSPPGQGATFHLQLPIGG, encoded by the coding sequence ATGTCTACCACCACCGCACCGCCGCATCCGGACGAACTCGCCCAGGTCGATCGCCTGTTGGCGCACTTCGATCACCTCGAAGCCCAGCTGCAGGAAGTGCGCGCCGGCCTCACCGAATCGCATCGGCTCGCCACGCTGGGCACCATCGCCACGATCATCGCCCACGAGTACAACAACATCCTCACGCCGATGATCAGCTACGCCCAGCTCGCCCTGGCCAACCCCGACGACGCCGCGCTCAACCGCAAGGCCCTCGAAAAAGCGCTCAGCGGAGCCGAACGCGCCGCCCACATCTCCTCCTCACTGCTCGGCTTCGCCCGCGACGAACCCAACCAGACCCAGGCCAACCTGCCCACCGTCGTCGACGAATCGCTCGCCTGCCTCGGCCGCGACCCCAAACGCGACGGCATCAACCTCACCCTCGACATCCCCGACGTCACCGTCGCCATCAACCCGCTTGACCTTCAGCAGGTCCTGCTGAACCTTGTTCTCAACGCACGCAAAGCCATGACCCGCGGCGGCGCCCTGCGCATCACCGGTCAAGTGAACAATGATCATGTTGCGCTCGACATCGCCGACACCGGCCCCGGCATCCCCGACGCCATCCGCGAACGTCTCTTCGAACCGTTCGTCACCCACGAACTGACCGACACGCCCGCGCCCGGCTCACAAAAGGGCACCGGCCTGGGCCTGTGCATCTGCCGCGACCTGCTCACCCGCGCCGGCGGCAAGATCAACGTCACCAGCCCCCCCGGCCAGGGGGCAACGTTTCACCTGCAACTGCCAATCGGGGGTTGA
- a CDS encoding ParB/RepB/Spo0J family partition protein has protein sequence MATKKRPSRLGRGLSSLMAQPVAVKEEAKGTDTARATAPPSSPEKSTQASKTTSSKAAVDEPTAPATAADGLHRLPIKSIRPNPHQPRQTFDEGALQRLADSIAREGIMQPIVVRPTESEKGGQPAYELVAGERRWRAAQLAKLDVVPAIVRELDNRQLAEWALIENLQREDLNPIERAQAFQRLIDQFSLRHDDVAQRVGVERSTVSNSLRLLNLDDYVQKLLLAQTLSMGQARAIAGLSDTTAQRQVAERAVRQGLSVRQVEQLVRKLAETEADGGDTDPGEASAGQRRVRSAYLADLEQQLAEQLETRVRIRPGRKKGSGTLSVEFYSLEQFDGLMERLGVQTE, from the coding sequence ATGGCTACGAAGAAGCGTCCGTCGCGGTTGGGTCGCGGTTTGAGTTCGTTGATGGCCCAGCCGGTCGCGGTGAAGGAAGAGGCGAAAGGGACGGATACGGCCAGGGCGACCGCCCCACCGTCGTCGCCTGAGAAATCAACCCAAGCCAGTAAGACCACGTCCAGCAAGGCTGCGGTCGACGAGCCAACCGCGCCGGCGACGGCGGCGGATGGCCTGCATCGGCTGCCGATCAAGTCGATTCGGCCGAACCCGCATCAGCCTCGGCAGACGTTCGACGAAGGCGCATTGCAGCGACTGGCGGACTCGATCGCCCGCGAGGGCATCATGCAGCCGATCGTGGTTCGGCCGACTGAGAGCGAGAAGGGGGGCCAGCCTGCCTATGAACTGGTGGCAGGCGAACGACGCTGGCGGGCGGCCCAGCTTGCGAAGCTCGATGTCGTGCCGGCCATCGTCCGCGAACTCGACAACCGGCAGCTCGCGGAATGGGCGCTGATCGAAAACCTCCAGCGGGAAGATCTCAACCCGATCGAGCGTGCCCAGGCGTTTCAACGCCTGATCGACCAGTTCAGCCTTCGCCATGATGATGTGGCCCAGCGGGTGGGTGTGGAGCGGTCGACTGTATCTAACTCTTTGAGATTACTAAACTTAGATGATTATGTGCAGAAGCTGCTGCTCGCTCAGACCCTCTCGATGGGCCAGGCGCGGGCCATTGCCGGCTTATCGGACACTACGGCGCAGCGGCAGGTGGCTGAGCGTGCGGTGCGGCAGGGATTGTCGGTGCGGCAGGTGGAGCAGCTGGTGCGGAAGCTGGCGGAGACGGAAGCGGACGGTGGCGACACGGACCCGGGCGAGGCGTCGGCGGGCCAACGGCGGGTGCGGTCGGCGTACCTGGCGGACCTCGAACAGCAGTTGGCAGAGCAGCTGGAGACGCGCGTCCGCATTCGGCCCGGGCGGAAGAAGGGCAGCGGCACGCTGAGCGTCGAGTTCTACTCGCTTGAGCAGTTCGACGGCCTGATGGAACGGTTGGGTGTGCAGACGGAGTAG
- a CDS encoding deoxyribonuclease IV, whose amino-acid sequence MFGSHLSIAGGMHHALIEAQRLEMTCVQVFTKNQRQWRVPPLRDEQVSAWREHMASTGITNVVSHDSYLINLASPKPEARDKSIALYRDEMQRCDALAIPHLVMHPGAHLGEGESAGLQRVIDAFDQLHDELPDASVITCLEITAGQGTTLGHRLEHLRTIIDGVQAGERLGVCLDTAHLLAAGYDLTTTRGAKAVLREVDDVVGLDRVHVLHLNDSKTPLGSRVDRHEHIGHGHIGIDGFKVFVNEPTFRDVPKILETAKEDSPDGRPWDVVNMETLLGLVSKRRAPARARSQGRLA is encoded by the coding sequence ATGTTTGGTAGCCATCTATCGATCGCAGGCGGTATGCATCATGCCCTGATCGAGGCGCAGCGCCTCGAGATGACGTGCGTGCAGGTTTTCACGAAAAATCAGCGGCAGTGGCGCGTGCCGCCCTTGCGTGATGAGCAGGTGTCGGCCTGGCGGGAGCACATGGCCAGTACGGGCATCACCAACGTCGTCAGCCATGACAGCTACCTGATCAACCTTGCGAGCCCGAAGCCGGAAGCGCGCGACAAGTCGATCGCGCTGTATCGCGACGAGATGCAGCGCTGCGATGCGCTCGCGATTCCGCATCTGGTGATGCACCCCGGTGCACATCTTGGCGAGGGCGAGTCGGCTGGGCTTCAGCGCGTGATCGATGCGTTTGATCAATTGCACGATGAGCTGCCCGACGCGTCGGTGATCACCTGCCTGGAGATCACCGCGGGGCAGGGCACGACGTTGGGCCATCGCCTGGAACACCTGCGGACGATCATTGACGGCGTGCAGGCGGGCGAGCGCCTGGGTGTCTGCCTCGATACCGCCCACCTCCTCGCGGCGGGGTATGACCTGACCACCACACGCGGCGCCAAGGCCGTGTTGCGCGAGGTGGATGACGTCGTCGGCCTCGATCGCGTACATGTGCTGCACTTGAACGACTCGAAGACGCCGCTGGGTAGCCGAGTGGATCGACATGAGCACATCGGGCACGGCCACATCGGGATCGACGGGTTCAAGGTGTTCGTCAACGAGCCGACGTTTCGCGACGTGCCCAAGATTCTGGAAACGGCTAAGGAAGATTCGCCCGACGGTCGGCCTTGGGATGTGGTGAATATGGAAACCTTGCTCGGCCTGGTGAGCAAGCGGCGGGCCCCTGCGCGAGCGAGGAGCCAGGGCCGACTCGCCTGA
- the trxB gene encoding thioredoxin-disulfide reductase, protein MASDAKNNGNPVEKVTIIGSGPAGWTAAIYAARANLDPIVYEGKPKQDPDLILPGGQLMLTTEVENYPGFPEGIRGPEMMDAFKKQAQRFDTRIVTEDIERCDFDKRPFELHTAAGDVVRSHTVIIATGATANWLGLESEGRLARSGGGVSACAVCDGALPIFRDQPLAVIGGGDTAMEEASYLTKFASKVYIIHRRAELRASKVMQNRVLDNPKAEMVWDTVVTHVKGDERVTGLEMKNLKTGKESTLDVKGLFLAIGHTPATQFLEGSGIELDDQGYVKLKDGFRSTTNIDGVFAAGDVADATYRQAVTAAGMGCKAAIDAERWLADNEIE, encoded by the coding sequence ATGGCTTCAGATGCGAAAAATAACGGTAATCCGGTCGAAAAAGTCACCATCATCGGCTCGGGTCCGGCCGGCTGGACCGCGGCGATTTACGCGGCGCGGGCCAACCTCGATCCGATCGTCTACGAGGGCAAGCCCAAGCAGGACCCGGACCTGATCCTGCCCGGCGGTCAGCTGATGCTGACGACCGAGGTGGAGAACTACCCCGGCTTTCCGGAGGGCATTCGCGGGCCGGAGATGATGGACGCGTTCAAGAAGCAGGCCCAGCGGTTCGACACGCGGATCGTGACGGAAGACATTGAGCGCTGCGACTTCGACAAACGGCCGTTCGAGCTGCACACCGCGGCCGGCGACGTGGTGCGCAGTCACACGGTGATCATCGCGACGGGCGCGACCGCCAACTGGCTGGGCCTGGAGAGCGAAGGTCGGCTCGCGCGATCGGGCGGCGGGGTGAGCGCGTGTGCGGTGTGCGACGGCGCGCTGCCGATCTTCCGCGATCAGCCGTTGGCGGTGATCGGCGGCGGGGACACGGCGATGGAAGAGGCCAGCTACCTGACCAAGTTCGCGAGCAAGGTGTACATCATCCACCGGCGAGCCGAGCTGCGGGCGAGCAAGGTGATGCAGAATCGCGTGCTCGACAATCCCAAAGCCGAGATGGTCTGGGATACGGTGGTGACGCATGTCAAAGGCGACGAACGCGTGACGGGCCTGGAGATGAAAAATCTCAAGACCGGCAAAGAGTCGACTCTGGATGTGAAAGGGCTGTTCCTCGCGATCGGCCACACGCCGGCGACGCAGTTTCTCGAGGGCTCGGGCATCGAGCTGGACGACCAGGGCTACGTCAAACTGAAGGACGGCTTCCGCTCGACGACAAACATCGATGGCGTGTTCGCGGCGGGCGACGTGGCGGACGCGACGTATCGGCAGGCGGTTACCGCGGCGGGCATGGGCTGCAAGGCCGCGATCGACGCGGAGCGCTGGTTGGCGGACAATGAGATCGAGTAA
- a CDS encoding type II secretion system protein: MQSNRKGFTLIELLVVISIIALLIGILLPALGAARATARRMQSNTQIRGIHQAMVMFAQSNRSNFPGLDGDGNIAGDTGNGADTGAFRAGALRGSHPARRYAVLLNGNFFTPEYIISPADTNKVEWQGNSQVVTQPTNISAVTDVYSYAMLQIGNADGVKRPGQRVREWSETLNTEAIVMGDRAMAHSATSIYSVHTRAGSNDWRGGMASNDNSVAFETDHRQRARYGSGALDTWHMFANAVGTVDGTAADNGGWLTYSGPEQQWTD, from the coding sequence ATGCAATCGAACCGTAAAGGCTTCACCCTGATCGAACTGCTCGTAGTTATTTCGATCATTGCCCTGCTCATCGGTATCCTGCTGCCCGCACTCGGCGCTGCCCGAGCCACGGCCCGCCGTATGCAGAGCAACACGCAGATCCGCGGTATCCACCAGGCCATGGTCATGTTCGCCCAGAGCAACCGCAGCAACTTCCCCGGCCTCGACGGCGATGGGAACATCGCTGGCGACACCGGCAACGGCGCGGACACGGGCGCCTTCCGCGCCGGCGCGCTCCGCGGCTCACATCCCGCCCGCCGGTACGCCGTGCTGCTCAACGGCAACTTCTTCACCCCCGAGTACATCATCAGCCCCGCCGACACCAACAAGGTGGAATGGCAAGGCAATAGCCAGGTCGTGACCCAGCCGACCAACATCAGCGCCGTCACCGACGTCTACTCCTACGCCATGCTTCAGATCGGCAACGCCGACGGCGTCAAGCGGCCCGGCCAACGCGTTCGTGAATGGAGCGAAACCCTCAACACCGAAGCCATCGTTATGGGCGACCGCGCCATGGCTCATTCGGCGACGAGCATCTACAGCGTCCACACCCGCGCCGGCAGCAACGACTGGCGCGGCGGCATGGCGAGCAACGACAACAGCGTCGCCTTCGAAACCGACCACCGCCAGCGCGCCCGCTACGGCAGCGGCGCTCTGGATACCTGGCATATGTTCGCCAACGCGGTCGGCACGGTTGACGGCACCGCCGCGGACAACGGCGGCTGGCTGACCTACTCAGGTCCGGAACAACAGTGGACCGACTGA
- a CDS encoding Gfo/Idh/MocA family protein, with protein MKTIRFGIIGCGLMGKEFASAAARWCHLIDAPARPELVAICNRSDKPFAWFTENFPTIKQVTHDYKELLANKDVDAVYIALPHDMHEQAYIDAIKAGKHLMGEKPFGIDRKANEAINAVIAQHPDVFVRCVSQFPFFPAVQQIGGMTDRGELGRIIEVQTGFLHSSDLDVNKPINWKRQIATNGAYGVMGDLGMHACHVPLRAGWRPLNVRAVLNNLVTERYEAKGSSKKVPCETWDNATLLIEAEQPDTRDRFPWTLRTHRIAPGEKNSWYVEVLGTQGCVRFNTRNPRQLERLQYTGGEQTWQHVQTGFDTAYPTITGGIFEFGFTDAMQQMWAAYLHEMVTGETPTRFAGCVRPEEAAISHAIFDAALHSAEDQQTAPIRQP; from the coding sequence ATGAAAACGATCCGATTCGGCATCATTGGTTGTGGTTTGATGGGCAAAGAGTTCGCCAGCGCCGCAGCGCGCTGGTGTCACCTGATCGATGCACCGGCTCGGCCGGAGCTGGTTGCCATCTGCAACCGCTCCGACAAGCCGTTCGCCTGGTTCACCGAAAATTTCCCCACCATCAAACAGGTCACGCATGACTACAAAGAGCTGCTGGCCAACAAAGATGTCGACGCGGTGTACATCGCCCTGCCGCACGACATGCACGAACAGGCCTACATCGACGCGATCAAAGCGGGCAAACACCTGATGGGCGAAAAGCCTTTCGGCATTGACCGCAAGGCCAACGAAGCCATCAACGCCGTCATCGCGCAACACCCCGACGTCTTCGTCCGCTGCGTGTCGCAGTTCCCCTTCTTCCCGGCAGTGCAGCAGATCGGCGGCATGACCGACCGCGGCGAACTCGGACGCATCATCGAAGTGCAGACCGGCTTCCTGCATTCGTCCGACCTCGACGTGAACAAGCCGATCAACTGGAAACGACAGATCGCCACCAACGGCGCGTATGGCGTCATGGGCGATCTCGGCATGCACGCCTGTCACGTCCCATTGCGCGCAGGTTGGCGGCCGCTGAACGTGCGAGCCGTGCTCAACAACCTCGTCACCGAGCGTTACGAAGCCAAGGGCTCGTCAAAGAAAGTGCCTTGCGAAACCTGGGACAACGCCACCCTGCTCATCGAAGCCGAGCAGCCCGACACCCGCGACCGCTTCCCCTGGACACTGCGCACGCATCGCATCGCGCCGGGCGAGAAAAACAGTTGGTACGTTGAAGTGCTCGGCACGCAAGGCTGCGTCCGCTTCAACACCCGCAACCCCAGACAACTCGAACGTCTGCAATACACCGGCGGCGAACAAACGTGGCAACACGTGCAGACCGGTTTCGACACGGCCTACCCGACCATCACGGGCGGCATCTTCGAGTTCGGCTTCACCGACGCGATGCAACAGATGTGGGCCGCCTACCTCCACGAAATGGTCACCGGCGAAACCCCCACCCGCTTCGCCGGCTGCGTGCGACCCGAAGAGGCCGCCATCAGCCACGCCATCTTCGACGCCGCCCTCCACTCCGCCGAGGACCAGCAGACCGCCCCCATCCGCCAACCCTGA
- a CDS encoding aspartate aminotransferase family protein, with protein MTATEFSTLNWADADLSKLPNVVTAPPGPKSKQWHDRCTKYFKGLSGQVKLFPVSFESGNGCVLRDVDGNEYIDFSSGIYVTTLGHCHPKISEAIAKHASTLMNAHDFTTPIKAELCEKLAEVLPGDLNGFQFYDSGTTAVEAGLRVMRAASGKNEMVSCYYDYHGKTYGGVSLGHIRSQVYGRVRAPGSHMVPRPDEYRPIWTKDDGTIDTDQYLKFYDQYLDKATVGDVAGFCLEPIQGWGGSVMPPDDFFPKLRKFCDDRGLLMMIDEVLASWGRTGKWLCMEHWDVVPDIVTIGKGFGNGFPVTCVAVREPYKESFESISASSSYGGNPMACAAALASTQVIEDEKLNDWALHLGEVALKRMRQMKQEHKIVGDVRAKGCLMGIELVKDRDTKEPLDEAGTLVYQKAFAQGLAWIPAGHILRMSPPIVMSEKMLLKGLDMIDEAIGETARELGYA; from the coding sequence ATGACCGCAACCGAGTTCTCCACACTCAACTGGGCCGACGCCGACCTGAGCAAACTGCCCAACGTCGTCACCGCGCCCCCCGGCCCCAAGAGCAAGCAGTGGCACGACCGCTGCACCAAGTACTTCAAAGGGCTCTCCGGCCAAGTCAAGCTCTTCCCCGTCTCCTTCGAGTCAGGCAACGGCTGTGTCCTCCGCGACGTCGACGGCAACGAATACATCGACTTCTCCAGCGGCATCTACGTCACCACGCTGGGCCACTGCCATCCGAAAATCAGCGAAGCCATCGCCAAGCATGCCAGTACGCTGATGAACGCCCACGACTTCACCACCCCCATCAAGGCAGAGCTTTGCGAAAAGCTCGCCGAGGTGTTGCCCGGCGACCTCAACGGCTTCCAGTTCTACGACTCCGGCACGACCGCCGTCGAAGCCGGCCTCCGCGTCATGCGCGCCGCCAGCGGCAAGAACGAAATGGTCTCCTGCTACTACGACTACCACGGCAAGACCTATGGCGGCGTCAGCCTCGGACACATCCGCAGCCAGGTCTACGGCCGAGTCCGCGCACCGGGCAGCCACATGGTCCCCCGTCCCGACGAATACCGACCCATCTGGACCAAAGACGACGGAACCATCGACACCGATCAATACCTCAAGTTCTACGACCAGTACCTCGACAAAGCCACCGTCGGCGACGTCGCCGGCTTCTGCCTCGAACCCATCCAGGGCTGGGGCGGCTCGGTCATGCCGCCAGACGACTTCTTCCCCAAGCTGCGAAAGTTCTGCGACGACCGCGGCCTGCTCATGATGATCGACGAAGTGCTCGCCAGCTGGGGCCGTACCGGCAAATGGCTCTGCATGGAACACTGGGACGTCGTCCCCGACATCGTGACCATCGGCAAAGGCTTCGGCAACGGCTTCCCCGTGACCTGCGTCGCCGTCCGCGAACCGTATAAGGAAAGCTTCGAGTCCATCAGCGCCTCGTCAAGCTACGGCGGCAACCCGATGGCCTGCGCCGCGGCCCTCGCGTCCACGCAAGTCATCGAAGATGAAAAGCTCAACGACTGGGCGCTGCACCTCGGCGAGGTCGCGCTCAAGCGAATGCGACAGATGAAGCAGGAGCACAAAATCGTCGGCGACGTGCGCGCCAAGGGCTGCCTCATGGGCATCGAACTCGTCAAAGATCGCGACACCAAGGAACCGCTCGACGAAGCAGGCACGCTCGTCTATCAGAAGGCGTTCGCGCAAGGCCTCGCCTGGATTCCCGCCGGCCACATTCTTCGCATGAGCCCGCCGATCGTGATGAGCGAAAAGATGCTGCTCAAGGGCCTGGACATGATCGACGAAGCCATCGGCGAAACCGCCCGCGAACTCGGTTACGCCTGA
- a CDS encoding DeoR/GlpR family DNA-binding transcription regulator: protein MNEHVATTLSPDLRRSRILEKLEVAGEQTVEQLAEAFAVSGMTIRRDLQDLANDGRVLRTHGGAAPAARISFEFRFLERAQQQTQAKEAIADVAVGLIQPGQSVLLDSSTTTLAIARRLKTLGQFTVITTSLPIASELFAAEHITTILLGGQLRHDSPDMVGSITLQNLETLRADIAFIGADAIDDAGYVYNVSPDVGGMLARMATAAATAYSVADHTKVGRQELMRFAHLRDWAGLITDNNLNTQQRDNLTNAGVRVLQPPTHQP, encoded by the coding sequence ATGAATGAACATGTGGCGACAACCCTTTCCCCCGACCTCCGCCGCAGCCGCATCCTCGAAAAGCTCGAGGTCGCCGGCGAGCAGACGGTCGAGCAGCTCGCCGAGGCCTTCGCCGTCAGCGGCATGACCATCCGCCGCGACCTGCAAGACCTCGCCAACGACGGCCGCGTCCTCCGCACCCACGGCGGAGCCGCCCCCGCTGCCCGGATCTCCTTCGAATTCCGCTTCCTCGAACGCGCCCAGCAGCAGACACAGGCCAAGGAAGCCATCGCCGACGTCGCCGTCGGCCTCATCCAGCCCGGCCAGTCCGTCCTCCTCGACTCCAGCACCACCACCCTCGCCATCGCACGCCGACTCAAAACGCTCGGCCAGTTCACCGTCATCACCACCTCCCTCCCCATCGCCTCCGAGCTCTTCGCCGCTGAACACATCACCACCATCCTCCTCGGCGGCCAGCTCCGACACGACTCGCCCGACATGGTCGGCTCAATCACCCTGCAAAACCTCGAAACCCTCCGCGCCGACATCGCCTTCATCGGCGCCGACGCCATCGACGACGCCGGCTACGTCTACAACGTCTCGCCCGACGTCGGCGGCATGCTCGCACGCATGGCCACCGCCGCCGCAACCGCCTACAGCGTCGCCGACCACACCAAGGTCGGCCGACAGGAACTCATGCGCTTCGCACACCTGCGCGACTGGGCCGGCCTCATCACCGACAACAACCTCAACACCCAACAACGTGACAACCTCACCAACGCCGGCGTACGCGTCCTGCAACCGCCGACACACCAACCCTGA